In Helianthus annuus cultivar XRQ/B chromosome 3, HanXRQr2.0-SUNRISE, whole genome shotgun sequence, a single window of DNA contains:
- the LOC118490532 gene encoding serine-aspartate repeat-containing protein C-like gives MAKISGESSSRQFEKQTAGIPKGDNTADKGLKSILTSVEPENEKKCGQAEEHVSKEASEKGKEKVPAAAMKADSSKEKADKDLVNKLKKNIFGKFLTEEIPEFIPSRTGVINSEKSVSEDHGNEDSSITTSEDEQGSESSSEDQSTNDESFECSSSETIEDQDSESPNKDQSCNESSYEASEEQSSSEDNISESSSDSDNDEEHSEDESRNKLQKWLLMLMEYI, from the exons ATGGCCAAGATCTCAGGTGAATCCTCATCAAGACAATTTGAAAAGCAGACTGCTGGAATTCCAAAAGGAGACAATACTGCTGACAAAGGTCTGAAAAGCATTCTGACCTCAGTGGAGCCTGAAAATGAAAAGAAATGTGGTCAAGCAGAGGAGCATGTTTCGAAAGAGGCATCTGAGAAGGGCAAGGAAAAGGTCCCAGCAGCCGCCATGAAAGCAGATTCATCAAAGGAGAAGGCTGACAAGGACTTGGTAAACA aattgAAAAAGAATATTTTCGGAAAATTCCTCACAGAGGAAATTCCCGAATTTATTCCTTCTAGAACAGGTGTGATAAATTCGGAAAAGAGTGTCTCTGAAGATCATGGCAATGAAGACTCAAGCATTACTACCTCAGAAGACGAGCAAGGATCAGAAAGTTCGAGTGAAGATCAATCCACCAATGATGAAAGCTTCGAGTGTTCAAGTTCTGAAACCATTGAAGATCAAGACTCAGAAAGTCCAAACAAAGATCAAAGTTGCAATGAGTCAAGTTACGAAGCAAGTGAAGAGCAAAGCTCAAGTGAGGACAACATATCTGAAAGCTCATCCGATTCAGACAATGATGAAGAACACTCAGAAGATGAAAGCaga AATAAACTTCAGAAATGGCTCCTCATGCTCATGGAATACATCTAG